In Opitutaceae bacterium TAV5, one genomic interval encodes:
- a CDS encoding nucleoside transporter, with translation MPFAETVAHMLRPESQVSYHVLIAPDGARARLVADEHIAWHAGASTFLGRSRCNDFLLGVAFAGDTRAAPLADAQIASALDWLAPRWAVRHWTPAVMIDHRQIAPGRKDDLAPAEWLRLLAAIRARFG, from the coding sequence ATGCCGTTTGCCGAAACCGTCGCGCACATGCTCCGCCCCGAATCGCAGGTCAGCTACCACGTCCTCATCGCGCCCGACGGCGCCCGCGCCCGGCTCGTGGCCGACGAACATATCGCCTGGCACGCCGGCGCCTCGACGTTTCTCGGTCGCTCCCGTTGCAACGACTTCCTCCTCGGCGTCGCCTTCGCCGGGGACACCCGCGCCGCTCCGCTCGCCGATGCCCAGATCGCCAGCGCCCTCGACTGGCTCGCCCCGCGCTGGGCCGTCCGCCACTGGACGCCCGCCGTCATGATCGACCACCGCCAGATCGCTCCCGGCCGCAAGGATGACCTCGCTCCGGCCGAATGGCTCCGTCTGCTCGCCGCCATCCGCGCCCGTTTCGGATAA
- a CDS encoding 3-oxoacyl-ACP synthase has product MENLSDNQRVVITGLGAIHGLGTDVESFWQSVTAGRNGIDRVSRFDPAPFATQIASEVKGWNVEEHMDPKDARRQDRYTHFGFCAARQAVKDAGLDMAQEDPDRVGVVIGSGIGGMFTYETQLGKLAEGGPRKVSPFAIPALIGNMCSGMVAIDTGARGPNFGLVSACATGTHALGEAMHMIRRGDADVMIAGGAEAAVTPFAFASFCAMKAMSTRNDDPATACRPFSLGRDGFIMGEGAGVLVIESLEHARKRGARIYCELAGYAATADAHHITMPDPEGKGLGMAMTRALKSAGVTPEEVDYINAHGTSTPYNDKFETLAIKRVFGDHARKLAVSSTKSMTAHLLGAAGGIEAIISAKTIEKGVIAPTINLNEPDPELDLDYVPNQAREQKVRVVLSNNLGFGGQNAAAVFKAL; this is encoded by the coding sequence ATGGAAAACCTCTCCGACAACCAGCGCGTCGTGATCACCGGCCTTGGCGCGATCCATGGCCTCGGTACCGACGTCGAATCCTTCTGGCAGAGCGTTACGGCCGGCCGTAACGGCATCGACCGGGTCAGCCGGTTCGATCCTGCTCCCTTTGCGACGCAGATCGCGTCGGAGGTGAAGGGCTGGAACGTGGAGGAGCACATGGATCCGAAAGATGCGCGGAGGCAGGATCGCTACACGCATTTCGGTTTTTGCGCCGCCCGGCAGGCGGTGAAGGATGCCGGCCTCGACATGGCGCAGGAAGACCCCGACCGCGTCGGCGTGGTCATCGGTTCGGGCATCGGCGGCATGTTCACCTACGAGACGCAACTCGGGAAGCTGGCCGAGGGCGGTCCCCGCAAGGTATCCCCGTTCGCCATCCCGGCGCTGATCGGCAACATGTGCTCCGGCATGGTGGCGATCGATACCGGCGCCCGCGGCCCCAATTTCGGCCTCGTTTCCGCCTGCGCCACCGGCACCCATGCCCTCGGCGAGGCGATGCACATGATCCGCCGCGGCGACGCCGACGTGATGATCGCGGGCGGCGCGGAGGCGGCGGTGACGCCGTTTGCCTTTGCCTCGTTCTGCGCGATGAAGGCCATGAGCACCCGCAACGACGATCCGGCCACGGCCTGCCGTCCGTTCTCGCTGGGCCGCGACGGCTTTATCATGGGCGAGGGCGCCGGCGTGCTCGTCATCGAGTCGCTGGAGCACGCCCGCAAGCGCGGCGCCCGCATTTACTGCGAACTCGCCGGCTACGCGGCCACGGCCGACGCGCACCACATCACGATGCCCGACCCCGAAGGCAAGGGCCTCGGCATGGCGATGACGCGCGCGCTGAAGAGCGCCGGCGTGACGCCGGAGGAAGTCGATTACATCAACGCCCACGGCACGAGCACGCCCTACAACGACAAGTTCGAGACACTCGCCATCAAGCGCGTCTTCGGCGACCACGCGAGGAAGCTCGCCGTCAGCTCCACCAAGTCGATGACCGCCCACCTCCTCGGCGCGGCCGGCGGCATCGAGGCGATCATCAGCGCGAAGACGATCGAGAAGGGCGTTATCGCCCCGACAATCAATCTCAACGAGCCCGATCCCGAACTCGATCTCGACTACGTGCCCAACCAGGCGCGCGAACAGAAAGTGCGCGTGGTGCTCAGCAACAATCTCGGCTTCGGCGGCCAGAATGCCGCCGCCGTGTTCAAGGCGCTCTGA